One genomic segment of Catalinimonas alkaloidigena includes these proteins:
- a CDS encoding helix-turn-helix domain-containing protein — protein sequence MELRRFETINDYNVFNNNETLHPLVSVVDISKASPRQASNMYFGFYTIFLKQVNCGDLRYGRHTYDYQEGTLVFIAPGQLITVENKGETYQPKGLALIFHPDLILGTSLGRHIQDYTFFGYQSNEALHVSERERRIVLDCFSKIEYELEHAIDKHSKKLIVDNIELFLNYCVRFYDRQFITRDHVHSNIVERFESLLNGYFHSDRVQTLGLPSVAWCADELNLSPNYFGDLIKKETGQSAQEHIQSKVIEVAKEKIFDPNKTVNEIAYELGFKYPQHFSRFFKERVGQSPNKYRILHDN from the coding sequence ATGGAACTGCGACGTTTTGAGACCATAAACGACTACAACGTATTCAATAACAATGAAACGCTCCACCCACTGGTGAGTGTGGTGGATATTTCAAAGGCAAGTCCGAGACAAGCCTCCAATATGTATTTTGGTTTTTATACCATCTTTTTAAAACAAGTGAACTGTGGCGATCTGCGCTATGGCCGACATACCTATGATTACCAGGAAGGTACATTGGTATTCATTGCTCCCGGGCAGCTCATCACCGTTGAAAACAAGGGAGAGACCTATCAACCGAAAGGCCTTGCACTGATCTTTCATCCGGATCTGATCCTTGGTACTTCCCTTGGTAGGCATATACAGGACTATACTTTTTTTGGCTACCAATCTAATGAAGCCCTTCACGTATCAGAACGTGAAAGAAGAATCGTACTGGATTGCTTTTCCAAGATTGAGTATGAATTAGAACATGCCATAGATAAGCACAGTAAAAAACTTATTGTAGATAACATTGAGCTGTTTTTGAACTATTGCGTCCGTTTTTACGATCGTCAGTTTATCACCCGTGATCATGTCCACAGCAACATTGTAGAACGGTTTGAAAGCCTGCTAAATGGTTATTTTCATTCGGACAGGGTACAAACGCTTGGCTTGCCTTCCGTAGCCTGGTGTGCCGACGAATTAAATTTATCTCCAAACTATTTTGGTGACTTGATTAAAAAAGAAACCGGTCAGTCTGCCCAGGAGCATATTCAATCCAAGGTGATTGAGGTGGCCAAAGAAAAAATATTTGACCCCAACAAAACTGTCAATGAGATTGCTTATGAATTAGGTTTTAAATATCCGCAGCACTTTAGCCGTTTTTTTAAAGAACGAGTGGGACAATCGCCCAACAAATACCGAATACTCCATGATAATTGA
- a CDS encoding DUF4440 domain-containing protein, protein MKKLLYLTILLSVILSTQGMAQERSVFSKGEKAPNVHHTGDVWLYHVSDADDTFNYNVAQAVFAPGAKLDWHMHPGGQQLLITEGTGFYQERDKPVQIVQQGDVVKCLPGVEHWHAATPETGVTYLAITGNQPTQWLERVREEEFNSIEVPAIRSENVEQEIKNLSKEKWQWMADKNVDSLEALFHEKAEFVHMGGSWGTDRELSIIESGGIWYKKADIHEVSVNIIDNTAILLNRIDLLAEVGGNEVTNPFEVTEVYIKQNGSWKLGSLSFTRLMSRPEE, encoded by the coding sequence ATGAAGAAATTACTCTATTTGACCATTTTATTATCTGTCATTCTCTCTACCCAGGGAATGGCTCAAGAGCGTTCCGTTTTTTCAAAAGGCGAAAAGGCGCCTAACGTACATCACACCGGAGATGTCTGGCTCTATCACGTAAGTGATGCTGATGATACTTTTAACTATAATGTTGCCCAGGCTGTCTTTGCGCCCGGGGCCAAACTAGACTGGCACATGCATCCTGGCGGACAACAATTGCTCATTACGGAAGGTACCGGCTTTTATCAGGAAAGAGATAAGCCTGTACAAATTGTTCAACAGGGAGATGTGGTAAAATGTCTTCCCGGTGTGGAGCATTGGCATGCAGCCACCCCTGAAACTGGTGTTACCTATCTTGCTATCACGGGAAACCAACCCACACAATGGCTTGAAAGAGTAAGGGAGGAAGAATTTAATAGTATAGAAGTACCTGCTATCCGCAGCGAGAATGTAGAACAGGAAATCAAGAATCTCTCTAAAGAAAAATGGCAATGGATGGCGGACAAAAATGTAGATTCTCTTGAAGCTCTCTTCCACGAAAAGGCAGAGTTTGTGCATATGGGAGGTAGCTGGGGAACCGATCGGGAACTCAGCATCATTGAAAGTGGAGGTATCTGGTACAAGAAAGCGGATATCCACGAGGTATCGGTGAATATCATAGATAATACTGCCATCCTGCTAAACCGGATTGATCTGCTGGCCGAAGTCGGGGGAAACGAGGTAACGAATCCCTTTGAAGTCACTGAGGTATATATTAAACAAAATGGTAGCTGGAAGCTAGGTTCGCTATCGTTTACCAGACTCATGAGCAGACCTGAAGAATAA
- a CDS encoding flavodoxin family protein, with product MNHLLLAFFLLIETCSSAQTEDFHTKTDAVFDPDKVLIVYLSRTNNTKAIAEMIHEKVGGTLVALELETPYPEDYDAIVKQVAKENESGFLPPLKTKLEMDKYDTVFLGFPTWGMQLPPPMKSFLHQYDLSEKTVIPFNTNAGYGVGSSFKTVEELCPDANLLEGFTIKGGIERDGILFVMEGEKAKAAEKKVRKWLQNIEMIK from the coding sequence ATGAACCACCTGCTGTTGGCATTTTTTCTTTTGATTGAGACTTGTTCCTCCGCCCAAACGGAGGATTTCCATACTAAAACGGATGCTGTTTTTGATCCCGACAAAGTATTGATTGTCTATTTGTCCCGCACCAATAATACCAAAGCTATTGCGGAAATGATTCACGAAAAGGTGGGCGGAACATTGGTAGCACTTGAATTAGAGACACCCTATCCTGAAGATTATGATGCCATTGTAAAACAAGTCGCCAAAGAAAACGAAAGCGGGTTCTTGCCGCCTTTGAAAACCAAGCTTGAGATGGACAAATACGATACTGTCTTTCTGGGTTTCCCCACCTGGGGTATGCAATTGCCGCCCCCCATGAAAAGCTTTTTGCATCAGTACGATCTGAGCGAGAAAACCGTCATCCCCTTCAATACCAATGCCGGATATGGCGTGGGAAGCAGCTTTAAAACGGTGGAGGAATTGTGTCCTGATGCTAACCTACTAGAGGGATTTACCATCAAAGGTGGCATAGAGAGAGATGGAATTTTATTTGTGATGGAAGGCGAAAAAGCAAAAGCAGCGGAAAAGAAAGTAAGGAAGTGGCTGCAAAACATTGAAATGATCAAATAG
- a CDS encoding alpha/beta hydrolase, which yields MVNRKIHFVLISITVSMLITACGRQSASPSEESAGNGTLVIEEQGSFAAGGRVVTAPGNFDPLAHGAFNPSDQSPEGQTLHGDHAFVFYQIPKNPRKLPLVFWHGYGQSMKTWQTTPDGREGFQSIFLRRRFPVYLIDQPRRGKAGRSTEPTSITAAPDDQLWFGIFRLGLWPDFYPGVQFSKAPDALDQFLRQITPDTGPLEIDVNIDAVSALFDKIGSAILVTHSHSGGQGWLTALQNSNIKAIVSYEPGSNFVFPEEEVPEPIPYLGGTLSARGVPMSEFMRLTEIPIIIYYGDYIPEEPVENPGQEQWRAALTMAKLWTDTVNKHGGDVSLVHLPEIGIKGNTHFPFSDLNNLEIADHLSEFLEKKGLD from the coding sequence ATGGTTAACAGAAAAATACACTTTGTTCTTATATCCATCACTGTTTCTATGCTCATCACTGCTTGTGGGCGGCAATCCGCTTCACCATCGGAAGAAAGCGCAGGCAACGGGACTTTGGTCATTGAGGAACAAGGCAGCTTTGCAGCGGGGGGCAGGGTAGTCACCGCTCCCGGTAATTTTGACCCTCTTGCACATGGCGCATTCAATCCCTCCGACCAAAGCCCGGAAGGGCAGACCCTGCACGGTGACCATGCTTTTGTATTCTATCAAATACCAAAGAACCCTCGTAAGCTTCCGCTGGTGTTCTGGCATGGATACGGACAGTCAATGAAAACCTGGCAAACGACTCCCGATGGCAGAGAAGGTTTTCAAAGCATTTTTCTGCGTCGCCGCTTTCCGGTATATCTGATTGACCAGCCAAGACGAGGGAAAGCTGGACGTAGTACCGAACCCACTAGCATTACGGCAGCGCCTGACGATCAGCTCTGGTTTGGTATTTTCCGCCTGGGCTTATGGCCTGATTTTTATCCGGGCGTTCAATTCTCCAAAGCCCCTGATGCATTAGATCAGTTTCTCCGACAAATAACGCCTGACACCGGACCTTTGGAGATAGATGTTAATATTGATGCGGTTTCAGCATTGTTTGACAAAATCGGATCAGCGATTCTGGTTACCCATTCACACAGCGGCGGTCAGGGATGGCTTACTGCGCTTCAAAACAGCAATATCAAGGCCATCGTTTCTTATGAGCCAGGCAGCAACTTTGTATTTCCTGAAGAAGAAGTCCCTGAACCCATACCATATCTGGGGGGTACCTTAAGTGCCAGAGGAGTGCCTATGTCCGAATTTATGCGTCTGACAGAAATACCCATCATCATTTACTACGGTGATTACATCCCTGAGGAACCAGTGGAAAACCCTGGACAGGAGCAATGGCGTGCCGCGCTGACGATGGCTAAGTTGTGGACAGATACAGTCAATAAGCATGGCGGCGATGTTAGCCTTGTCCATCTTCCTGAAATTGGCATCAAAGGCAATACACACTTTCCATTTTCAGATTTGAATAACCTTGAAATCGCTGATCATCTATCCGAATTTTTGGAAAAGAAGGGCTTGGATTGA
- a CDS encoding carboxymuconolactone decarboxylase family protein, with translation MTPIKIITLIAFIAFQLGNFSELMAQAKPGSTPTLNAKEKAIVTIAAFTAQGDLEQLQGALNSGLDAGLTINESKEVLVHLYAYCGFPRSIRGLQTMMTVVEDRQTRGIKDEVGREAAPQDEGEDKYEKGKKVLEELVGQPLDGPKKGYAAFSPIIEVFLKEHLFADIFGRDILTYTQREIATLSALLSMGGVEPMAQGHMGIALNIGITETQLEDLLSVIEENVGKAETDVGREVLSEVMSSRE, from the coding sequence ATGACACCCATAAAGATCATCACACTCATTGCCTTTATTGCATTTCAGCTTGGTAACTTCAGTGAGCTGATGGCACAGGCAAAGCCTGGCTCCACCCCAACATTAAATGCCAAGGAAAAAGCCATCGTGACAATAGCCGCATTTACTGCCCAGGGTGATCTGGAGCAACTGCAAGGAGCCTTGAATAGTGGGTTGGATGCTGGTCTGACGATCAATGAAAGCAAGGAAGTGCTGGTGCATCTGTATGCCTATTGTGGTTTTCCCCGCAGCATCCGCGGACTGCAAACTATGATGACAGTCGTGGAAGATCGGCAGACCAGAGGCATCAAAGATGAAGTAGGCCGGGAAGCAGCACCCCAGGACGAGGGCGAAGACAAATATGAGAAAGGTAAAAAGGTGTTGGAAGAACTCGTCGGTCAGCCACTAGACGGGCCAAAGAAGGGTTATGCTGCTTTCAGCCCTATCATTGAGGTATTCTTGAAAGAACATTTGTTTGCCGATATTTTTGGCCGGGATATTCTTACTTACACACAGCGGGAGATTGCAACCCTATCAGCCCTGCTAAGTATGGGAGGCGTAGAACCGATGGCACAAGGCCATATGGGCATCGCATTAAATATTGGCATCACAGAAACTCAACTTGAGGATCTTCTATCTGTAATTGAAGAGAATGTAGGCAAGGCAGAGACAGATGTGGGCAGAGAAGTACTGTCTGAAGTCATGTCTTCCAGAGAATAA
- a CDS encoding cupin domain-containing protein — MIKIKNLALTVLASTMIACSNTDDQDATNLHKQADDLLYPKGEKITNNNFVGNAWLTGLVTADSANKNAVGSVTFEAGARTNWHMHPAGQIILATGGVGYYQEKGSPKRTLEKGDVVKCPPNVPHWHGASADQAFIQIAITGRQNGPTEWLHAVTDEEYLQ, encoded by the coding sequence ATGATTAAGATAAAGAATTTGGCGCTGACAGTTTTAGCCAGTACTATGATTGCCTGTAGTAATACTGATGATCAGGACGCAACCAACCTTCACAAGCAAGCCGATGATTTGCTTTACCCCAAAGGCGAAAAAATCACCAACAACAACTTTGTAGGCAATGCCTGGCTGACCGGGCTAGTTACGGCGGATAGCGCCAATAAAAATGCGGTGGGCAGTGTTACCTTTGAAGCAGGGGCAAGGACGAACTGGCATATGCATCCGGCAGGACAGATTATACTGGCTACCGGAGGAGTGGGCTATTATCAGGAGAAAGGCAGTCCGAAACGAACCCTTGAAAAAGGAGATGTGGTAAAGTGTCCACCCAATGTCCCCCACTGGCATGGGGCAAGTGCGGATCAGGCGTTTATTCAAATCGCAATTACCGGCAGGCAAAATGGTCCTACTGAATGGTTACATGCGGTTACCGATGAGGAGTATTTACAATAG
- a CDS encoding DUF6600 domain-containing protein — translation MKTISQNKLLSISACIVLIFTAFQTTEARSGRARPGEARPGEAQAEARISFETFYHELAPYGNWVNDRDFGHVWIPDVPRGFHPYMTEGHWVMTEYGNTWVSNYSWGWAPFHYGRWRYDDYYGWMWIPGTEWGPAWVAWRNGGGYYGWAPLGPGVNISISVNIGRHIPNSYWTFVRYGHFTRPNVYRYCAPRRHVTNIIHHTTIINNTYVDNGRHTYYTGPRVRDIERTTHKRVRVHNISNVDRPGRTVVRNGAVNVYRPSGRSNRVDYDANKRSTRAAESRTSRSNVSDARRNAASRAREQYTNGTNSRQSLDNRNSRSTRSYSTTPNSRSAIDNNRANRSYESQRGSSTYRSNTGSRSTENTRLQRSSRSSTPQSYGTRGNTNSRSRSGSIQRSTSPSKSSGQSTRSSRGSSTYQRGSGSSSSSSAVRSSSSRSTESKSTGRNSTSRSGRSSRSGNN, via the coding sequence ATGAAAACAATATCCCAGAATAAATTACTTTCCATTAGTGCCTGTATAGTTTTAATCTTTACTGCATTTCAAACTACAGAGGCCCGGAGCGGAAGGGCCCGGCCTGGCGAGGCCCGGCCTGGAGAGGCTCAAGCAGAAGCAAGAATTTCCTTTGAGACTTTTTACCATGAATTAGCCCCTTATGGTAATTGGGTAAATGACAGAGACTTCGGTCACGTTTGGATACCCGATGTGCCCAGAGGGTTTCATCCCTATATGACGGAAGGCCATTGGGTGATGACAGAATATGGTAATACCTGGGTGTCTAATTATAGCTGGGGCTGGGCGCCTTTCCATTATGGAAGATGGCGCTATGATGATTATTATGGATGGATGTGGATTCCCGGTACAGAATGGGGACCTGCCTGGGTAGCCTGGCGAAACGGTGGTGGCTACTATGGATGGGCGCCCTTAGGACCAGGGGTAAACATCAGCATATCTGTCAATATAGGGAGACACATTCCCAACTCATACTGGACATTTGTCAGATATGGTCATTTTACCCGCCCCAATGTATATCGCTATTGCGCGCCCAGACGACATGTAACCAACATTATTCATCATACAACCATTATTAATAACACTTATGTGGATAATGGTAGACATACATATTATACTGGGCCCAGGGTTCGTGATATTGAACGTACTACACACAAACGAGTGCGCGTACATAATATAAGCAATGTAGACCGCCCTGGTAGAACGGTAGTACGTAATGGTGCTGTCAATGTATATCGTCCTTCAGGAAGAAGTAATAGAGTGGATTATGATGCGAACAAGCGGTCTACACGGGCAGCAGAATCCCGTACGAGCCGCTCAAATGTATCTGATGCCAGGAGAAATGCAGCATCCCGTGCCAGAGAACAGTATACAAACGGTACGAACAGCAGGCAAAGCCTGGATAACAGAAATAGCAGAAGCACAAGAAGCTATTCTACTACTCCAAATTCACGCAGCGCTATAGATAATAATCGTGCCAATAGGAGCTATGAATCCCAAAGAGGAAGTAGTACCTATAGGAGCAATACTGGTAGTAGATCAACTGAAAATACCCGACTACAGCGTTCCAGTAGGAGCAGTACTCCTCAAAGTTATGGCACGAGAGGAAATACAAATAGTAGAAGCCGCAGCGGCAGTATACAAAGATCCACATCACCTTCTAAATCCTCCGGACAAAGTACCAGATCCAGCAGAGGAAGCAGTACTTATCAGAGAGGTAGTGGGTCTTCCTCTTCGTCATCGGCAGTAAGGTCAAGCTCTTCCCGGAGTACTGAGTCAAAAAGTACAGGTCGGAATTCTACAAGCCGATCTGGCAGGAGTAGTAGAAGCGGAAATAATTAA
- a CDS encoding sterol desaturase family protein yields MQKYFEIFVNGFTGYWSYLVHEITHPAWNNYFWWLIGVSLFFFALEIIIPWRKKQPVFRKDFWKDAFYMFFNFFLFSLIGYNAVSDVFVQLFNDFLALFGVSNLVALEINSWPVWGQLLTLFVLRDFIHFNVHRLLHTVPWLWEVHKVHHSVQQMGFAAHLRYHFMETVVYRFLEYLPLAMIGFGITDFFVVHIFALAIGHLNHSNLNFDFGPLKYILNNPKMHIWHHAKELPEEHKHGVNFGITLSIWDYLFHTNYIPKDGRDIPLGFEGVEEFPDGFIEQQMGPFRKHSDQLPDEKPRLAKQ; encoded by the coding sequence CTGCAAAAATATTTTGAGATTTTCGTTAATGGTTTTACAGGCTACTGGAGTTACCTGGTACATGAAATCACACATCCGGCCTGGAACAATTACTTCTGGTGGCTGATCGGGGTATCACTTTTCTTTTTTGCATTAGAAATCATTATCCCCTGGCGAAAGAAACAGCCTGTATTTCGTAAAGATTTCTGGAAGGATGCATTTTATATGTTTTTCAATTTCTTCCTGTTTTCGCTGATAGGTTACAATGCTGTTTCCGATGTATTTGTGCAATTGTTCAACGATTTTCTGGCACTTTTTGGCGTAAGCAATCTGGTAGCCCTTGAAATCAACTCCTGGCCGGTATGGGGGCAACTCCTTACTTTATTTGTATTACGAGATTTTATCCATTTCAATGTGCATCGTCTCCTGCATACGGTACCCTGGCTGTGGGAAGTACATAAAGTGCATCACTCTGTACAGCAGATGGGCTTTGCGGCGCACCTGCGCTATCATTTTATGGAAACGGTGGTTTACCGTTTTCTGGAGTACCTGCCATTGGCGATGATTGGCTTTGGGATTACCGACTTTTTTGTAGTGCACATTTTTGCGCTGGCCATCGGGCATCTCAACCATAGCAATCTTAATTTTGACTTCGGCCCGCTTAAGTATATTCTCAACAATCCGAAAATGCATATCTGGCATCATGCGAAAGAGTTGCCGGAAGAGCATAAGCATGGCGTTAATTTTGGCATTACGCTTAGCATTTGGGATTATCTGTTTCATACAAATTATATCCCCAAGGATGGGCGGGATATTCCTCTGGGTTTTGAGGGTGTAGAAGAATTTCCGGACGGTTTTATAGAGCAGCAGATGGGGCCTTTCCGCAAGCATAGTGACCAACTGCCTGATGAAAAGCCCAGGCTGGCTAAGCAATGA
- a CDS encoding 2'-5' RNA ligase family protein has product MSTSDRQHAYAPLILSLRLDEKSQAFFNQLRKRYFPPERNYLDAHLTLFHHLPGEETQNIQKQLQEISTTTSVFPLEVTKVKMIGRGVAYQLESETLTKVHGQLARQWQKWLIPQDSQKLWTHITVQNKEDPDKAKTLYEKLSDSFEPFTAYGTAFSLWTYQNGPWEWKDEFSFREK; this is encoded by the coding sequence ATGAGCACTTCTGATAGACAACATGCATATGCACCTCTTATTCTGAGCCTGAGACTGGATGAAAAGTCGCAGGCTTTCTTTAATCAATTACGAAAGCGATATTTTCCTCCTGAACGAAATTACCTGGATGCCCACCTCACCCTCTTTCATCATCTTCCGGGAGAGGAAACACAAAATATCCAAAAGCAGTTGCAGGAAATCAGTACAACTACCTCCGTTTTTCCGCTGGAGGTAACAAAAGTAAAAATGATTGGAAGAGGCGTTGCTTACCAACTGGAAAGTGAAACGCTCACGAAAGTACATGGGCAACTCGCCCGGCAGTGGCAAAAGTGGCTTATACCTCAGGACAGTCAAAAGCTGTGGACCCATATTACCGTACAAAACAAAGAGGACCCTGACAAAGCCAAAACGCTCTATGAAAAACTATCTGACAGCTTTGAGCCATTCACTGCCTATGGAACTGCTTTTAGCTTGTGGACCTACCAGAATGGCCCCTGGGAGTGGAAAGATGAATTCAGCTTTCGTGAAAAATAA
- a CDS encoding ABC transporter permease gives MLKNYLVVAIRSLKRNRVYAVVNILGLALGLTTALIIFLLIRYELSFENMHSQADRIYRIVQTRGERKNAASPYPIPAAVRMDYASQLEKISGLHFDQEVFVRIEDEKFIEAAVIFADSSFLDIFDYGYGENFVIAGDAARSMREPGFAVLSESLAQKYFKGENPLGKRLSLRNRIDVEVGAVVQDPPANTHLHFDMLVSLESLTPEYIDSPLDSWNFVSSGYTYVLLPEGASPASVDFTELVKKYYSEESWSNISYQLQPLNEIHFDDTYSRGGLASTPISKSYLWIVGVVGIFIMLIACINFVNLSTAISLRKSKEVGIRKALGALRINLIRQFSGEAFVVTLISFAIAFTAMMQLLPTLNNYLQKDIHLDITTDFTFWLYALLLILLVALLSGLYPAFVVSGFQPVKALRNTINAHNQSSTWLRRGLVVFQFLIAQVLIIATLIVANQMNYIRSKAMGFEQEAIINVPIPETDSVRLDAFRTRLHDQAGIEALSLCLGAPNTENMILTPYDKTERGLGNESGIANVKPVDHQYVDVFGIQLLAGRWFEEYDLTSPENRFIVNERFTKELGYTSTDEALGESVVLGFGGREGEIIGVIADFHESSLHNEMMPVCFVAYAPLFYTAGVRLNAVNYTAGIEKVEEVWSSLYPNDLFQYEFMDAQLASLYEEDMRTYTLFRIFSAVAIFIGCLGLFGLISFLVEQKRKEVSVRKILGASIAQIVFLFSKEFTQLVMIAFVMAVPLAWYLSESWLENFAYQTEIGLGVFVMGGLTALFVAFASVAWQSISAARENPANSLRSE, from the coding sequence ATGCTTAAAAACTATCTCGTCGTAGCCATACGCAGCCTGAAGCGTAATCGGGTGTATGCTGTAGTGAATATTCTGGGACTGGCACTAGGGCTCACTACTGCCTTAATTATCTTTTTGCTCATTCGTTATGAGCTGAGCTTTGAAAACATGCATTCCCAGGCTGACCGTATCTACCGGATAGTACAGACACGTGGAGAAAGGAAAAACGCTGCTTCTCCATATCCTATCCCGGCAGCGGTACGTATGGACTATGCTTCGCAACTGGAAAAAATCTCCGGTCTTCATTTTGATCAGGAAGTCTTCGTCAGGATAGAAGATGAAAAATTTATTGAGGCAGCAGTCATCTTTGCCGACAGCAGCTTTCTGGATATTTTTGATTATGGCTACGGTGAAAACTTTGTCATTGCAGGGGATGCAGCACGGAGCATGCGTGAGCCGGGCTTTGCTGTACTTTCCGAAAGTCTTGCCCAGAAATATTTTAAAGGAGAAAATCCTTTGGGTAAGCGTTTGAGCTTACGCAATAGGATAGATGTAGAAGTGGGAGCCGTAGTGCAAGACCCTCCCGCCAATACCCATTTACATTTTGATATGCTGGTTTCCCTGGAATCGCTGACGCCTGAATACATAGATTCACCGCTGGATAGCTGGAATTTTGTTTCCTCCGGCTATACCTATGTGCTCCTGCCCGAAGGAGCATCGCCAGCGTCAGTGGATTTTACTGAACTGGTTAAAAAATATTATAGCGAAGAAAGCTGGAGCAACATCAGTTATCAGTTGCAGCCGCTTAATGAGATCCACTTTGATGATACCTATTCAAGAGGAGGGCTGGCTTCCACTCCGATCAGTAAAAGCTATCTCTGGATAGTAGGCGTGGTAGGTATATTCATCATGCTGATTGCCTGCATCAATTTCGTCAATTTATCTACCGCCATCAGTTTACGCAAAAGTAAAGAAGTGGGAATACGTAAAGCATTGGGCGCTTTGCGTATCAACCTGATCAGGCAGTTTTCCGGCGAGGCTTTCGTAGTGACGTTGATCTCCTTTGCGATTGCTTTCACCGCCATGATGCAACTACTTCCCACGCTAAATAATTACTTACAAAAGGACATCCATCTGGACATCACTACTGATTTCACTTTCTGGCTTTATGCTTTACTCCTGATTCTGCTAGTTGCCCTCTTGAGCGGTCTGTACCCTGCGTTTGTCGTCTCAGGTTTTCAGCCGGTAAAAGCCCTGAGAAATACCATAAACGCCCACAACCAATCTTCTACATGGCTGCGTAGGGGCCTGGTGGTATTTCAGTTTTTGATTGCCCAGGTACTGATCATCGCTACCCTGATCGTAGCCAATCAGATGAATTATATCCGTTCCAAAGCGATGGGCTTTGAGCAGGAGGCTATCATCAATGTGCCTATACCAGAAACAGATTCAGTCAGGCTGGATGCGTTTCGTACACGCTTACATGATCAGGCAGGTATTGAAGCACTAAGCCTTTGTCTGGGCGCACCCAATACAGAAAATATGATCCTCACGCCTTACGACAAAACAGAAAGAGGATTAGGCAATGAATCAGGCATAGCCAATGTCAAACCGGTAGACCATCAGTATGTGGATGTGTTTGGCATACAGCTTCTGGCAGGTCGGTGGTTTGAGGAGTATGATTTAACCTCCCCGGAGAATCGTTTTATCGTCAACGAACGCTTTACCAAGGAGTTGGGCTATACTTCAACAGATGAAGCCTTGGGAGAGTCTGTCGTACTGGGTTTTGGCGGACGTGAGGGAGAAATTATAGGCGTGATAGCTGACTTTCATGAGAGTTCTTTACACAACGAAATGATGCCCGTATGTTTTGTGGCTTATGCTCCGCTTTTTTATACTGCCGGTGTCAGGCTCAATGCAGTAAATTACACTGCCGGAATAGAGAAGGTGGAAGAAGTATGGTCAAGCCTTTATCCCAACGATTTGTTTCAGTATGAATTCATGGATGCGCAACTTGCCAGCCTTTATGAAGAAGATATGCGTACCTATACCTTATTCCGAATTTTTTCTGCAGTAGCGATATTTATTGGCTGTCTTGGATTGTTCGGTTTGATTTCATTCCTGGTGGAGCAGAAGCGAAAAGAAGTAAGTGTACGCAAAATATTAGGGGCTTCCATTGCCCAGATTGTATTCCTATTTTCCAAAGAATTTACGCAACTGGTAATGATTGCTTTTGTTATGGCAGTGCCTCTTGCCTGGTATTTGTCAGAAAGCTGGCTGGAGAATTTTGCCTACCAAACAGAAATTGGCCTGGGGGTATTTGTCATGGGAGGTTTGACCGCACTCTTTGTTGCTTTTGCCTCAGTGGCCTGGCAGTCTATCAGTGCAGCCCGGGAAAATCCGGCAAATAGTCTGAGAAGCGAATAA
- a CDS encoding RNA polymerase sigma factor produces MQREQAFNQVVKKYQQRVYFLVRKMVIDHEDADDVVQEVFIKVWKNLGSFAGSSQLFTWIYRIATNECLRFLEKKKKKRFWISMSDASTELASKLDTSSHISGDEVQKKLQKALLKLPDKQRLVFNLKYFEELKYDEMAEITGTSVGSLKASYHHAVKKIEEDVKMQLTE; encoded by the coding sequence ATGCAACGCGAGCAGGCCTTCAACCAGGTGGTAAAGAAGTACCAGCAGCGGGTGTATTTTCTGGTGCGCAAAATGGTAATTGACCATGAAGATGCCGATGATGTGGTCCAGGAGGTTTTTATTAAAGTCTGGAAAAACCTGGGAAGTTTTGCAGGGAGTTCACAGCTGTTTACCTGGATTTATCGCATCGCCACCAACGAATGCTTACGTTTTCTGGAAAAGAAGAAGAAAAAGAGATTCTGGATTTCTATGAGCGACGCAAGTACGGAGCTAGCCAGTAAGCTGGATACATCATCGCATATCAGTGGAGACGAGGTGCAGAAGAAATTACAGAAAGCTTTACTCAAACTTCCTGATAAGCAGCGCCTGGTCTTTAACCTCAAATATTTTGAAGAGCTGAAATATGATGAGATGGCGGAAATCACCGGAACCAGCGTAGGTAGTCTCAAAGCCAGCTACCATCATGCTGTGAAGAAAATAGAAGAAGACGTAAAAATGCAACTGACAGAATAA